Proteins from a genomic interval of Oncorhynchus kisutch isolate 150728-3 linkage group LG28, Okis_V2, whole genome shotgun sequence:
- the LOC109873434 gene encoding protein FAM222B-like isoform X2, with translation MLACLPGPGDLSLQLLSHTQMNTGLQKWDTTQRMRSAQYPTPAELDAYAKKVANNPLTIKIFPNSVKVPQRNHVRRTVNGLDTSCQRYSPYPPSQASAKAGLLAIIKMPVIKGILKDFDGSRVRLQPSEVIMNPPGPGGPYSAAAASASTLNLHHPPSQGQGMPRQSLNPHPGSQTHPQTLQQTHPQQQGQCQVLRHPPSMPQQHPEQSLPRAQTLSHPPALGHPQPPSGPTLLLQQQQQQNLQQQGQPPPGLQGGRKLPDADAPPNVTVSTSTIPLSMAAGLNQGRQPDLSSIVHQINQFCQARAQGAGATSMCEGQIANPSPISRNLLINASSRLSMHIHPHPNVCPPGLPPHPNVCPPGLPPHPNCIMCPANKAAAPSHPQNNMAASNMMPVYHNDIKQQQQQQHQQHNHQQQMRWNQQQLAHLQHMQQDGGGHPCKHPSHMGYPPELCVGQPYSLKPPIEKPTPSPPNNNNGMPGGPLAHYTSGGHYFQQHAVWNSSILPTPNSDSSGSQELSMPFHGGPPGGSTTLDCGGPPGGGHYRPGSSSSSSGQTSLVQTADYLGGDFQTPCFRDHNLGLMGKMHRPPMNRVGPEVGPGDGRTAHIQHPGYR, from the coding sequence GGGACACTACACAGAGGATGAGATCCGCTCAATATCCAACCCCTGCAGAATTGGATGCATATGCTAAGAAGGTTGCCAACAACCCCCTGACCATTAAGATCTTCCCCAACAGCGTCAAGGTCCCCCAGAGGAACCACGTGCGCCGCACAGTCAACGGGCTGGATACCTCTTGCCAGCGCTACAGCCCCTACCCCCCCTCTCAGGCCAGCGCCAAGGCCGGCCTCCTTGCCATCATCAAGATGCCCGTCATCAAGGGCATCCTCAAAGACTTTGATGGCAGCCGGGTACGCCTGCAACCCTCCGAGGTCATCATGAACCCCCCTGGCCCCGGAGGGCCATACTCAGCAGCAGCCGCCTCGGCCAGCACTTTAAACCTACACCACCCCCCTTCCCAAGGCCAGGGCATGCCCCGGCAGAGCCTGAACCCTCACCCTGGGAGCCAGACTCACCCTCAGACTCTACAACAGACTCACCCCCAGCAGCAGGGTCAGTGCCAGGTCCTCAGACACCCACCCTCCATGCCCCAGCAGCACCCAGAGCAGAGTCTGCCCAGGGCCCAGACTCTGTCCCACCCCCCAGCCCTGGGCCACCCCCAGCCTCCCTCTGGCCCCACTCTCCTgctccaacagcagcagcaacagaacCTTCAGCAGCAGGGGCAGCCTCCTCCCGGCCTTCAGGGGGGCCGAAAGCTGCCAGACGCCGACGCGCCGCCTAACGTGACCGTCTCTACCTCAACAATTCCTCTGTCCATGGCCGCCGGCCTGAACCAGGGCCGCCAGCCAGACCTGAGCAGCATCGTGCACCAGATCAACCAGTTCTGCCAAGCCCGGGCCCAGGGGGCTGGGGCCACCTCAATGTGCGAGGGCCAGATCGCGAACCCCAGCCCCATCAGCCGCAACCTCCTCATCAACGCCAGCTCCAGGTTGTCCATGCACATCCACCCACACCCCAACGTCTGTCCCCCCGGGCTGCCCCCACACCCCAACGTCTGTCCCCCCGGGCTGCCCCCACACCCCAACTGCATCATGTGTCCTGCGAACAAGGCTGCTGCCCCCTCTCACCCCCAAAACAACATGGCTGCTTCTAACATGATGCCTGTTTACCACAATGATAtcaaacagcagcagcaacaacagcatcAACAACATAATCACCAACAGCAGATGCGCTGGAACCAGCAGCAGTTGGCTCATCTACAGCACATGCAGCAGGATGGCGGGGGCCACCCCTGCAAGCACCCTTCTCACATGGGCTACCCCCCAGAGCTGTGTGTGGGCCAGCCATACAGCCTGAAGCCTCCTATAGAGAAgcccaccccctctccccccaacAACAACAATGGCATGCCTGGGGGTCCACTGGCCCACTACACCAGTGGTGGCCACTATTTCCAACAACATGCTGTGTGGAACAGCAGTATCCTGCCAACGCCCAACAGCGACAGCTCCGGGTCTCAGGAACTGTCCATGCCATTCCATGGTGGGCCCCCAGGGGGCTCCACCACCCTAGACTGCGGTGGGCCCCCTGGGGGAGGCCATTACAGGCCCGGATCGAGCTCCTCCTCCTCTGGCCAGACTAGTCTGGTGCAAACGGCAGATTACTTGGGTGGGGACTTCCAGACGCCCTGCTTCCGAGATCACAATCTGGGGCTGATGGGAAAGATGCACAGGCCTCCCATGAACAGGGTGGGGCCCGAGGTTGGCCCCGGGGACGGCAGAACCGCTCACATCCAGCACCCAGGGTACAGATAA
- the LOC109873434 gene encoding protein FAM222B-like isoform X1 — protein MGLPNGDASSIFTSGTGFTPHLLVGLTESPSPVFTCWTHNLGHTGDTTQRMRSAQYPTPAELDAYAKKVANNPLTIKIFPNSVKVPQRNHVRRTVNGLDTSCQRYSPYPPSQASAKAGLLAIIKMPVIKGILKDFDGSRVRLQPSEVIMNPPGPGGPYSAAAASASTLNLHHPPSQGQGMPRQSLNPHPGSQTHPQTLQQTHPQQQGQCQVLRHPPSMPQQHPEQSLPRAQTLSHPPALGHPQPPSGPTLLLQQQQQQNLQQQGQPPPGLQGGRKLPDADAPPNVTVSTSTIPLSMAAGLNQGRQPDLSSIVHQINQFCQARAQGAGATSMCEGQIANPSPISRNLLINASSRLSMHIHPHPNVCPPGLPPHPNVCPPGLPPHPNCIMCPANKAAAPSHPQNNMAASNMMPVYHNDIKQQQQQQHQQHNHQQQMRWNQQQLAHLQHMQQDGGGHPCKHPSHMGYPPELCVGQPYSLKPPIEKPTPSPPNNNNGMPGGPLAHYTSGGHYFQQHAVWNSSILPTPNSDSSGSQELSMPFHGGPPGGSTTLDCGGPPGGGHYRPGSSSSSSGQTSLVQTADYLGGDFQTPCFRDHNLGLMGKMHRPPMNRVGPEVGPGDGRTAHIQHPGYR, from the coding sequence GGGACACTACACAGAGGATGAGATCCGCTCAATATCCAACCCCTGCAGAATTGGATGCATATGCTAAGAAGGTTGCCAACAACCCCCTGACCATTAAGATCTTCCCCAACAGCGTCAAGGTCCCCCAGAGGAACCACGTGCGCCGCACAGTCAACGGGCTGGATACCTCTTGCCAGCGCTACAGCCCCTACCCCCCCTCTCAGGCCAGCGCCAAGGCCGGCCTCCTTGCCATCATCAAGATGCCCGTCATCAAGGGCATCCTCAAAGACTTTGATGGCAGCCGGGTACGCCTGCAACCCTCCGAGGTCATCATGAACCCCCCTGGCCCCGGAGGGCCATACTCAGCAGCAGCCGCCTCGGCCAGCACTTTAAACCTACACCACCCCCCTTCCCAAGGCCAGGGCATGCCCCGGCAGAGCCTGAACCCTCACCCTGGGAGCCAGACTCACCCTCAGACTCTACAACAGACTCACCCCCAGCAGCAGGGTCAGTGCCAGGTCCTCAGACACCCACCCTCCATGCCCCAGCAGCACCCAGAGCAGAGTCTGCCCAGGGCCCAGACTCTGTCCCACCCCCCAGCCCTGGGCCACCCCCAGCCTCCCTCTGGCCCCACTCTCCTgctccaacagcagcagcaacagaacCTTCAGCAGCAGGGGCAGCCTCCTCCCGGCCTTCAGGGGGGCCGAAAGCTGCCAGACGCCGACGCGCCGCCTAACGTGACCGTCTCTACCTCAACAATTCCTCTGTCCATGGCCGCCGGCCTGAACCAGGGCCGCCAGCCAGACCTGAGCAGCATCGTGCACCAGATCAACCAGTTCTGCCAAGCCCGGGCCCAGGGGGCTGGGGCCACCTCAATGTGCGAGGGCCAGATCGCGAACCCCAGCCCCATCAGCCGCAACCTCCTCATCAACGCCAGCTCCAGGTTGTCCATGCACATCCACCCACACCCCAACGTCTGTCCCCCCGGGCTGCCCCCACACCCCAACGTCTGTCCCCCCGGGCTGCCCCCACACCCCAACTGCATCATGTGTCCTGCGAACAAGGCTGCTGCCCCCTCTCACCCCCAAAACAACATGGCTGCTTCTAACATGATGCCTGTTTACCACAATGATAtcaaacagcagcagcaacaacagcatcAACAACATAATCACCAACAGCAGATGCGCTGGAACCAGCAGCAGTTGGCTCATCTACAGCACATGCAGCAGGATGGCGGGGGCCACCCCTGCAAGCACCCTTCTCACATGGGCTACCCCCCAGAGCTGTGTGTGGGCCAGCCATACAGCCTGAAGCCTCCTATAGAGAAgcccaccccctctccccccaacAACAACAATGGCATGCCTGGGGGTCCACTGGCCCACTACACCAGTGGTGGCCACTATTTCCAACAACATGCTGTGTGGAACAGCAGTATCCTGCCAACGCCCAACAGCGACAGCTCCGGGTCTCAGGAACTGTCCATGCCATTCCATGGTGGGCCCCCAGGGGGCTCCACCACCCTAGACTGCGGTGGGCCCCCTGGGGGAGGCCATTACAGGCCCGGATCGAGCTCCTCCTCCTCTGGCCAGACTAGTCTGGTGCAAACGGCAGATTACTTGGGTGGGGACTTCCAGACGCCCTGCTTCCGAGATCACAATCTGGGGCTGATGGGAAAGATGCACAGGCCTCCCATGAACAGGGTGGGGCCCGAGGTTGGCCCCGGGGACGGCAGAACCGCTCACATCCAGCACCCAGGGTACAGATAA